The DNA region CGGCCCCGATATGAATGTTATGAAGTACTGAAACACGAGGCTGATTATGGTCGCCCAGCCGCAGGCCGTGAAGGACATTCTGGCGGGAGACACCTTCGAAACCACAGTTGACCAGCCGCCAGCGCCCTGGATGATGAAAGGTAAGGCTATAAGCAGCCCGAAGAATATGACGACCCATTGAAAAAGATCTGTAAAGGCATCGGCCCAGAGGCCGCCCATCACCGTGTAGACGATACACACCATGCCGGCGATGAGTATGGCGGGGTTGAGTGACATCCCGGTCAGCACAGATATGATGGTACCCGAGGCCAGCATCTGTGAGGCGGTGAGGCAGAAGAGGGCGACAACGTTGACAACGGCCGTTATGAGGTGACTCGGCGCGCCGAACCTTTTCCCTACCACCTCAGGGATGGTATAAGCTAGAGAACGACGCAGGTAGGGAGCAAAAAATGCCACGGGGACTATGCCGATGGCAGCGGCCAGGACGTACCACCCCGCCGATAGACCCCACGGACCGAAGGCTCGACTCGCTACGCCCACCGAGCTTCCACCGCCGACGTTGTTCGCTGACAGGCTGGCCGCCACCAGGATTGCGGGCAGCGCCCGACCGGCAAGTAAGTAATCCGTGCTGTTCTTGATCATACGCTTATTGGTATACCATCCCACAGCAATCATACCCGCCAGATAGAGGACCACTACAGTCAACGCGGTTCCCTGGACCACATTAATCCCTCCTTAGACTAGGAACGAGTGTCAGGACCAACTTGGGAAACCCACGTATCCCCATCACCTTCGTCCTGAGCGTAAACCACCTCCATTTCGGCAGTCGACCACTCGTCTCAAGGGCGCCCCCCCATGGTGAGTGCCATGACCGCCTTCTGGACGTGTAGCCGGTTCTCGGCCTGATCGTAGACGACCGATTGAGGGCCGTCGATGACTTCGTCCGTGACCTCGCGTCCGCGGTCGGCGGGGAGCGGGTGCATGTATATGGCGCCTCTCCTGGCCAGGCCCATCCGCCTGGAGTCACAGCACCATCCCGAGTACCGGTCTATCAAAGATAGCCCCTCTTGACGGTCAGTGGTGTAGACAAGGGGGCCCCAGCTCTTCGGGTACACCACGTCGGCGCCACGCATGGCCTCGTCCATATCTTGGACGATTTCTAACTTGGTTCCCGAGTCCGCCGCGTTTTGCTTTGCTTGCTGGATGATATCGGGCATCAAAGCGAATTCCGGGGGGTGTGCAAGCACCACGTCCATCCCAAGACGCGGCGCCATGAGGACGAGGCTCTGCGGGATCGATATGGGGCGCACGTAATTTGGGGCCGAAGTCCAGGATACGACCAGTTTCAAGCCGCGAAGATTACTGCCGAAGCGCTCCCTGATGGTAAACATATCCGCGAGTATCTGGAAGGGGTGATACATGTCGCATTGCATGTTGAATACCGGCACGCGCGAGTATCGGGCTACTTCGCGAATGTACTTGTTACCCTCCCCGAACACGGTGTGCCGGACGGCAATGGCGTGGCCATATCTGCTAAGTACGGAAGCGGTATCCTTCGCATTTTCCCCGTGGGCGATCTGTAATCTGTCCGGCGTAAGGTCATGAGCATGCCCTCCCAGCTGGGTCATTCCCGCTTCAAAAGAGTTACGGGTTCTGGTCGAGTTGTCGAAGAATATCATGAACAGGGTCTTGTCCTGCAGTAACCGGTGTGGGACACCCACAGCGAACTGGCGTTTCAACTCTTGGGCGAGATCGAAGGTCATCTCGAGCTCTTCATGCGAGAAATCCATGTCCGTCAGGTAGGGATGGCCTCTCAACAGGCTATGCATTAGTATGGCAACCTCCCTCAGACTTTGCCAGGACTCATGCCTCTCCGAGCGATTGACTGATTACCGTAGGAAACAGCGCGTAAAACGCCGCCGCCTTGACCAGGTGTTCTACAGTAACGTACTCGTTCACCGTGTGCGCCAGCGCCTCGTCACCCGGCCCGAACCCGATGGTCGGTATCTTGAGCTGTCCGGCCAGGGTCACGCCGTTGGTGCTGAACACCCACTTGTCCACGGCTGGCTTTTCGCCGAACAGCAGCTCCGCGGTGCGGATCGCCGCCGCCACGGTGGGGTGGTCTTCGGGCGTGATCCATGTGGGGAAGTCCTTCGGCACTCTCTCGACGTATCCAGTGTAACTGGGCTCCTCGTACGTCAAGAGCTCCGCATGTGCGTGCTCGGCCCCGGGAAGGGCTTTTATCTCCGATATCGCGCCGGCACTGTCCTCCCCCCAGGTCAAACGCCGGTCTATGTAGGTAGTACACTCGTCGGGAACCACGTTCAGGGAACCCGATTTACTCTCGATGCGGGTAACCGCGATCGTTCCTTTGCCTAGGAAGGGGTCATCTTTGAGCCTGCTCTGCAGCTCCTCGATGCCCCGGAGCACCCCGGCCATTTTGTATACGGCATTCTCCCCGCGCTCCGGTGCGCTGGCGTGGCAGGCGCGGCCTTTCAGTACCACCTTGATCTCGCAGCGACCACGATGCCCCCTGCATATGCGCAGGTTAGTGGGTTCGCCGAGCACCACAAGGTCGGGCTTCCTCGGTAGATTCTGGACAAATACACGCGATCCGAACCCGTCGCAATCCTCCTCCTGGACAATGCCGGCAACGTAGAGCGTGTACAGCCGGTCCAAGCCCATCTCTTTGATGATACGCCCCCCGTAGGCCATCGAGGCCATGGCCGCCTTCATGTCCACTGTGCCCAGGCCGTACACCCTGCCGTCCTCAAACTTCCCCTCATACGGGTCGTAGTCCCAGGCGGAAGGATCGCCTACACCCACGGTGTCCAGGTGGGCATCGTACATGATCACCAGGGGTCCGGACCCGATGCGCCCGATGGCGTTCCCTATCCTGTCGCTGTACGTTTCATCGAAACCAATCGCCTTCATCTCACTCAATACTCGTTCAACGACCGGCCCCTCGTGACAACTTTGGCTGGGAATGGCGACAATGTCCCTCAAGAATCGGACCATATCCCCCGAATAGTTCCCGGCCGCCCGTAGCACCGCTGGCGTCACCTTCAAAGGCTCAAAACGATGCTGCTCCAACCGCTATCCCCCCCGAGACTGTAACTTGACAGCCACCCGGAACACCCGCTTGGGCCTGCCACGGCTACCGGCATTCTCCTGTCCCGCCTCCACAATGTAACCGGAGGCAAGGAGCTTGCTCAGTACGCGATGCGAGGTCCGAAGCCCCACTCTTAGTCTTGAGGCCAGGTCGTGAGCGGTGAATTCATCCCCCAGCTGGGATAGAGCCGCCGCAACACGATTGAGCGAGACGGCAGCCATGTGCGACTCACGGGCCAACTGCACGAGCGTGGGATCGGTGCTGCGCAGGTCGTACGACATCGGGCAGGATCCGAGAGGTCCGATGAGCCGCTTGTTTTCCAGTATGACATAGCAGCTGCTGCCTCGCTGGCGTACCGCCTCCTCAAGGGCCGCACGCGCGTTGATCCCTGCCTCGTTCGCCGTAATGCCAAACCCGACTCCAGCGCCCATATCGAGACCCGCTCCCGCCATCTTTTCCAGGACCGGCCAGCAGGTATAGTAAGACGTGGTTTTCTCGAACTCCGCCCGGGTCGTGAAGAACTGGTACTCGCCGCCACCGCAGTCCACGACATGTCCGTCGACCTCCTCGGCGTGGGAAAGCAATATCTCGTACGCCCGCAACCGCAACCGTTGCTGCTCGAACTGCGTCATACCCTTCCAGTCAGATCTAGCCCTGACCAGCCCCACTACGATCTGCGCGCCCCTCGCGCGGGCCCCCTCCGCGAGGTACATCGCTTTCTCCAGGGCCTGCTCCATGGCAGCACGGGACGGTACCAACCAGGAACAGGAAACTCCGGCACCCTGTAATCGCCCGTATACCGCGAGTAAACAGGTGAGCGCGTGCGTCGTCACGCCTTCGCGAAACAGTTTAAGGTGGAATTCGGTGACCTGCTCCGGGTCGGCCAGTCCTTCATACTGCAGCACCTTGATGGTTTCAAGGTCAAGCCCCAACTCCTGATACGTTGCCTCAACAACGTCCCTGTTGATTGTGTCAACGCTCACCCTGTGTAAAGCACCGCGATCTCGAACTTTAAACAGGGATGAATAAAGCCACATGGGAGAATAGGGGATGAACGTGGTAGGGACTCCAGGGCGATGCTCGCGCATGGCCTGGCGGTAGCCCACGGGGCCTGTGAACAGGATCACTTCTGCCTGTTTACTGGCCGCTGCACACAACCGTGGCGCCTCGCTCGCTGTCTGGTACGCGAAGGGCAAAACCTGTAACCCCCGGAGGCACCGCGCGACAGCCAGCATTTCGTCGACCAGGGCGGAGGGGCCAATCGCAGCGACCTTGATGGACTGAGCCTTCATTTCAATGCTCCCCGTATTTATGGACGTGTCGATATATGGACTATAATTAAGTACTTCTGCGCCCGAGCGCCAAATCCTTCGTCGCGTAAACGTGGCTAACGAGACGCTGGAACGGTCAGTTCCGGACGAGCCTGCATATGGAGGAGGGTCGTATTAGTAATTCTCAAACGCGGGCGTTCAGTCGGTGACCTCGCGCGTCACCGAGAACTTGTACCTGTCGGAGCGGTAGTGGACTACGCGGTACTCCACCGGTGTCCCGTCGGACGCCTCGACCGTGGACGTGACGACGAAAACGGCTGCGGGGCCCCGCAACTTGAGCAGTCGTGCAACAGCCCCCGTGGCCAGCGCCGCCTCGAACGCCTGCTTCGCCCGCACTGGTCTCACGACTCCGGCGAGTTTATACAGGTCGAACGACGTGAAGGGCTTGCGCTCGCGACTCAGCTCGACGGCCTTCTCGGCGACGGCCATTCCGACCTCGGGGGTGAAATACGATGTATACAGGGCCATTGGCTCGGAGTCCGCCATGCCCAGGAGCACCATTTTGACTACAGGCGCACCGCGGTCAAGCCCCAGGCCCGAGGCGGCCTCGTCGTTGGCCGTCGCGCGCCGTACCTCGACGAGTGACGTGACGGGCAGCAGGCCGTGCCCTGCTATCGTCCTGTCGAACCCCGTGATGCGCTCCAGCGACTGGTCTATCTTCCTCTTGGTGACGTAAGTGCCCTTACCCTGGCGAGTGAAGAGTATGCCTTCGGCGACCGCCTGGGCGATCGCCTGGCGAACGGTAATCCTGCTCACACCGTAGGACTGGCAGAGCTCCCTCTCGGAGGGTATCGCGGTCCCCTCGGGGTAAACCCCCTCCTCGATGTGTCTTTGAATCTCTTCCTTGAGTTGCAGGTAAAGTGGGGTTGCTCCGTCCTTTTGCAGCAATCACGGCACCTCCGCGCACTCGAAGACTCCTCATATATTTTCACACTTATCCCACGCGACCGCAACGGGGGATAATAACGCCGCGGGCCGGGACAGAGAGAGCCATGCAATCCCCCCGCGGGAGGCGTGCGATTGGCAAACCTGGGGAGCTACTTCTTCAACCTCCTGTGGTTCGTCTTCATAGCCTCCAGCTTCCTCCTGCCGCTCATGAGACAACACCGCATTGAGCGGCTGCGTCACGCGGTGATACGGAGGCTGGAACGGTCGAGGGATTCACGGGTCATCACGATGATACACCGCCAGGAGGCGGTGAGCTTCCTCGGGATCCCGATCGCCCGCTACATAAATATCGAGGATTCGGAGCAGGTGCTGAGGGCAATCAGGCTCACGCCCGATGACCTTCCGATAGACCTGATACTCCACACTCCAGGCGGGCTCGTGCTCGCGGCGGAACAGATCGCCCTCGCCATAAAGCGCCACAAGGGCAAGGTGACCGTCTTCGTCCCCCACTACGCGATGTCGGGTGGAACGATGCTCGCCCTGGCGGCGGATGAAATCGTGATGGACGAGAACGCAGTGCTGGGGCCGGTGGACCCGCAGGTCGGCTCGTACCCTGCGGCCTCCATCGTAAGGGTGCTGCGCGACAAGAAGCCGGAAGACATCGACGACACGACGATGATACTTGCCGACGTCGCCGAGAAGGCGCTTGCGCAAGTCCGCGACACGGTGTCCAGCATACTGAAGGACAGGCTCGACGAGGACAAGGCGCGCGAGGTCTCGAAGACTCTCACCGAAGGCCGCTGGACGCACGACTACCCGCTCACCCCCCAGCAGCTCGAGTATCTGGGCCTTCCGGTGAGCGTCGGTCTGCCAACCGAGGTGTACGCACTGATGGAGCTGTACCCTCAACCTGCGCAGCGCAGGCCGTCGGTCCAGTACATACCGGTCCCCTACCGTGATGAAGAAAAACGGGCGAAGCGGTAGCAGGCCGCGTCTCCAAAGCAATCACCACCGCCACGACCACGAGGGCCGTGATCCCGGCGGGTCATCCCACGGGGGTGATTATCAGCTCCTCACTGGGCGCCTTGCCCTGGTCCTGCCAGGACCTGACGGTGACCTTGAACTTGCTGCTGGACCCTCTTTTGGGCATCGGATAGGTATCGGGTCGATCCTTCAGGATAGCTGCTTGAGCAGGCGCGGCGGGTTTCAGGCCGTCGCCGGTCGACTGGAGGCCAGCGACCCACGCCGGTCCATCCTCCTGGGCGCTCTTCCTTTCGCCGAGGACGAGGGTGTTCTCGTCAAGCCATTCGATGTCGCCGATGAAATGCCCCTTCGCCATGTCGAACTCCCTTACCACCTTACCGGTCTCATCCAGGACTCTGACCTTCGGGCTCAGGACAGACGAGAAATCTGCCACATCGATAAGCTTGTGACTTCCATCGGCGACCTTGAATGCCAGGTGCCGTCCGTCGGGACTCCACCGGACGAAGTCGATGAGGTCCAGATACGGGTCCACGTGCTTCAATTCGCCTGTGACGATGCTCAACAGCCTGAGTCTCCACGGCCTCCCGCCGTTCCTGGGGTCGGGCATCGCGGCGGACCGCCCGTCTGGCGAGAACCACACCGGATACAGGCCGTCCCACACCGGCAGACCGGTAATGAGGTCTTTCGTCGAGCCGTCAGCCGTGTTGATGCGCCGGATCTCGCCACCATCGCGCGTCCCCAGGTGAATGCTTATCAGGCGGCCGTCGGGGGTAGCCGCATGACTCCTGAGCGTCCCCTGGAGATCGGCTACCGATCGCGATGAAGCCTTGCCGCCGGAGAAGTCGGTCACCGTCAGCTTCGTTGGCTGCCCCTGCGCTGCGGGCAGGTCCAGGCAGACAACGGATTCGGCCCCATTCCAGGCGACAGGGAACATCGCGTCCAGTCCCTTGACTTCGCGGAGGAGCCTCGACTCGCCCGTGGCAGCGCCGACCAGCCAGAGCTGTATTACGGGTTCCGGTTCCGGACCCGCTCCGGGACCGCCGGGCGCGGGGCCCTGTTGCGTTGCACTCGCGGTTTCCATGGTCACGATGAGCCTCTGCCCGTCCTTCAACCAGAACCAGTCCACGCCCCGCCTCCAGCTGGAGAAGGGTCCGAAGATGGTCTTCCCGCCGTCCTTCCTCACGCGGAGGGCGGGCCCTGTCTGCGGCGGGGGTTCGGGTTTCTGCGGCGGCTGCGCCGCAGGGGGCTGTGTGGCAGGCGGACGCTGCTCACCGCTTTGGGCGGGCGGCTGAACAGGCGCACCCTGTCTGGCACCGCAGCCCGTCACCAGGCTTGCAGCCATCGCCATGAGTGCCAGAAAGACCACCATCTTCTGAATACGCCGGTGCGCTGGTAACAACGTACATCACCCCAGTCCAGTCTATCATGAACTCATCTACCATGAGTTCAGACGAAGGCTGTACCGGAGGGGTTGCGGCGGTGGTGTGGCTGTTGACACAATTATGGCCTCAGGCCCCTCAAGGTAGCCGGCTAGCGGCCTGGATCGTCTCCACGGCTTCTCCGATGGAGGTCGAAGGGGCAAAGCACCTGTCACCCGCGCACACCATCACGGCCGGCCCGTCGACCGGCCCTCCGGGGGCTGGCCGCGAATCGCGGGGCGTAGCGCTGCCATCGTGGGCCGTGCCGCCATCGCGGGCTCCGTGCATCACGTCGACTCCCGGGATGAAATACCCGCTCAGCCGGCCGGCGAACTCCGCGGCAGCGTGTGTGTCGCTGCCGCCAACGACTTCGGCGGTTACCGGGTACAGGTAGTGGAGGACAGCCGCTGCATACGGAGCCGCGATGAGGCCGTACTCCCGCCACGAACCGGCGAACGCTTTCAAGCAGGCCTCCGCCTTGGCGAGGTAATAGGCGGGCTCGCGCCAGGACTCGTACTCAGGTCCAGTGCGCAGCCCCGCGACAAACGCGGCACGGCGCAACACTTCGGCTGCACGGGCGTTGTCCTGCAACGACTTCACGCGTGTCTTCAGGGCTCCGGCCGCTCCATCACCGGATGTCAGACCAGCCGCGATGTCGTGGAATCCACCGTGTTCCTCGTCCCAGTATTGGTCCAGGCAGGCCTCGAGCAGGTCACGCGCCACACGCAGGTATTCGCCGGTCTTGGCCGCAAACGCACCCGAGGCATGCGCGTCCAGCAACGCGGAACACATCCATATCTGGTCCTCGAAGAGCCCATCCCCCTTCGCTCCGCCCTCGTCTGAGTAGTGGCGCATGCCCTTCCCCTCCGCGTAACACTCCTCAAGCAGCGTGTCGAGAACGATCCCCGCCCTCTCGGCCAGGGCCGGTTCGTCAAGGTGGCGTGACGCCGCGATGAGGAACGACGCCGCCATAGCGTTCCAGTTCGCGTAAACCGCGGGGTCCACGCGTGGGGCGACGCGCGCCCGCCTGTCTTCGAGCGGCAGAGCGTAATATCCCTCGTCCGCATCCTGGCTGCCGTAGTACCCGCCCGATTCGCGCCACAGCGTGTTGTCGAGATACTCGAGGATGCCCATGGCGGTCGTCCGGTACTCCTGCCTTCCGGTCAACTTGTAGGCAGCCGCATACGTCCTCAGTAGGTGGGCGTTATCCTCGAGCATCTTCTCAAAGTGTGGAACGGACCAGTCCCTCGTCGTGGAATACCTGAAGAACCCTCCCATCACGCGGTCGTACATGCCGCCCGACGCCATGTTGTCCAGCGTCGAAGTGACAACCTCCAACAGGCGCTCGTTTCCGGTCCTTGCGTGCACCTCGAGCGCGAGGTCCAGGGCGTGGGCGTGAGGGAACTTGGGCTGAAGACCGAATCCCCCGTGTTCGCGATCAAACGATCCCTCGATTGCGGCCACCGTTTCCTTGACTATCTCGTAGGACACGCCGCCAGCGGCGGGGGCAGGCTCGCCGTAGTCGTGCCGGGGCCCTGCTTCATACGGCCGGTGGTGATACTCCGGCGACCGCGCATAGGCATCCGACAGTTCGCGCAGTACGCGTTTGAACTGCTCGGGGGGCACGTAGGTGAAACCGGTGAGCACGGCTCCCTCCGCGTTCAGGAAGGCTGTAGTGGGCCAGCCACCCATGTTGTACCGGCGGTTTACTTCCGGCCGCCTGTCGTTGTCCACGCGTACCGGGATGAAACCCTCTTCCACCAGCCTCGCCACTTCGGGGTCGGAATACGTCGTCCGGTCCATCACGTGGCACCAGTGGCACCATGTCGCCCCGATGGCCAGCAGCACCGGCTTCGATTTCCGCGCGGCCTCCTCGAAAACCTCCGGCCCCCACGTTCTCCACTGGATCCCCGTGCCCTTCACTTATCGCAGCAACCCCTTCCTGCCGGTGATGATATCCCAACACAGGTATTGTTCCCCGAAACGCGGGCCGCAGCGAACAGGAAGCCTCCGGTTGCCGCGGGGTACCCGCTCGGAAGACAGCGGTGGGGAGCATCCGCGCTCCCCACCATCGTACGTCTGTGTGTCGCCTTGACTTCCCGGTGGTCCCGACCCCGCTCAGCCCGCCTCGCCCGGGAACACGTGCGTTACCTTGTGCCCGGTAGAATTGAGCATCTTGACGAGCTCGTCGATGCGTTCGCCCATTACTCTGAACGTGGCCTCGGCCGTTCCTCCCGAACCCGGAAGGCTGACCATGCTCACGATGTATATTCCCAAGTCGCGGGTAAGGCTTGTGACCTCGGCGAGAGTGCCGATCCGGTCTTCGATCTCGACCGTCAGCCTGACCCCGCCACGCCTCACCCCGAGGAGGTCGATGAAGGCGTCGAACACGTCGGTCTCCGTTAGTATGCCCACAACTTTGCCTTTCGAGAGGACCGGCAGGCCGCCCACCTTCTTGTCCCTCATCAGTCGCGCAGCATCTTCAAGCGGGACATCGGGGGAGATGCTGATGACGGGGGACGTCATGGCCTCCTTGACCTTCATCTTGGCGAGGAGAGCGGGGATCTCCCACACCGCCAGCGTACTGGCAGGCGAGGGCGAAACCCGGAGGAGGTCTGTCTGGGTGACTATGCCCACGAGAGCGCCTCTCTCGACAACGGGCAACCGCCTGACGCCGTTCTTCTTCATGACATCGAGGGCATCTGATACACTCGTGGACGGCGTAACGCACACAGGGTTCCTGATCATCCTATCACTTACCAGCACAGCGTTCCCTCCCCTTGTTACTCCGTACGTCATGCGCCCGAAGCCGCGCGTTTTGGGAGGAGGTATTCGAGATGCCGATCGCGCGATCCTGCATCGGCAGCATCGTTGCGCCCCTGACCCGTGCCGGCGGTGTTCTGGACGCGACGTATGAACTCGGCGGGCGTGAACAGACTACGGATCGTCTGATCAAAAAGGAGACGTGCTATTTGCGCCCATCAGGGTCCTTCTTCCCGGCGGCGACCATCGCCCCCGGCCTGGATCAGGTCAAAGACAGGCTATCGGCGCTCCTCGACGTGGACGGGGCGATGGCGGGACCGGCGGCGTACCTCAAACAGACGACGGGAAAACTGCTTAGACCGGCGCTCACGCTGGCCTGCGCAGCCCTCGCCGGGGGGGTCTCCGAGGAAGCGATCAACACGGCCGTCGCCGTAGAACTGATACACACCGCCTCGCTCGTGCATGACGATGTTGTCGACCAGGCCGACTTGCGCCGGGGGTTGCCGTCCGTCCGCTTCGTGTTCGGGAATCGCGCCGCAGTCCTGCTCGGCGACTACCTGTTCACGACGGCCTTCGAGATGCTCAACAGGTCACTCAAGCGCTCGATTGTCAGGCTTCTCTCCCGGACGATCAGGACGATGAGCTCCAGTGAGCTCATGCAGCTCGGGCGGCTTTACGCCCTACACGCCAGTGAGGACGAGTACATGCGGTACATCGACTGTAAGACAGCCAGCCTGATGTCCGCATGTTGTGAAGCCGGCTCGATCGCGGGCGGGGCTGGCCACCGGAAGATAAAGCTGCTCGCGTCCTTCGGCTGGAACCTTGGGATGGCGTACCAGGTAGCCGACGACATAACCGACATCGCGGGGGCGGCCGAGGAGAACGGAAAGCCATCCGGCGTAGACCTCCGCGCGGGCGTCGTGACAATTCCGCTAATCAGGCTGCTGACCGACGCCGGCTGGGCGGAACGCGTAAACCGGTTGTGGAACGGCGAGGGTTCGACTGACCGCGACGCCGCGGAGATCCTGGAGGGCATGCGTACAACGGGGTGCCTTGCGTACGCGGCGAAAGTCGCGCGCCGGCACTGCCGCGCCGCGCTCGAATGCCTCCAGGACCTCGACCCCGCGCCCGAGGCAGACATGCTCCGGAGCATCGTCACCCTCATCGATGGGCGCTGTGGGCCCTGCCCGGCGCAGCTACAGCGCCCCGAGCCGGCGCAAGACCCTGCACAGGGAGAAGAACCTTGCCCCGTCGACACCCGTCTGGCCCAGCAGCCTGACGGTGACTCCGTCCAGACCGCTTGACCTGACCTTGGGGTCTGAGAAGTACAATGCGGGAAGTCCCCTGAGGACCGTCAGGTGAAAAGCCCCACCGTCGAGGGCGCCAAGCCGCGCTTCCGCCTCGGTAAAGAACCTGCTCAGAGTCAGGGTGACCGCGTCGAGGGAGTCGTAGTACACAGTGAAGTTCAGGTCCCCGTGAAGGTGGTCTTCCTCCCTGTCGACCAGGTAGTCCAGCATTATGTGAAGGGCGCACACGTACGGGAAATACGCGCCGGCTACCCGCACAGCTTCGGGAGCGCCAGCGCCAGGACCGGCAGCCAGGGCGAGAAGGGCGAAAACGCCCAGCGTAGATCCTGCTGCGGCCCCGAACTCCCACCATGTCATGTTGTGCCGGCACCTCTCGCGGTACCACAGGTCCATGGACCGTTCCCTCGTCTCGTGCGCCGTGTGCTTACGGCTCTGCATCTCGCCGTACAGGGTGGCAAGTGACATCACGGGATCCGCTACGACGCGATACGCGGGAAGCCTCGCGGTCCCGCCCCGTACACGCCTCACCAGCAGTTCGAGGTACCCTCCGTCGTAGCCCAGGGGGAATCCGTCGAAGTAGGAGGCCGGCGCAATGCGCGGCTCCACGCGCGGCCCCACGCGCGGCCCTGTGCTAGCCGCACCGCAGCCTCGTGACTGGCCGCCTCCCCCAGCGCCGACGGCGTCGGTGAACGCCCTGTGCAATCTCTCGTGTACGCACTGATCCGTGCAACTCGAGCGGTCCACCAGCGTGTCGAGGTAATCACTGAGCGTCTGGAGCGCCACGATTGTGGCTGTCAGGTCGCGCCTCGCCGCAGCTGGTACACCGGGCGCGCACGCGTAAACAGAGCCACCGATCGAGTGAAACGCCTTGTTGTGCAGGGAATCCAGCGCCAGCGGCAGGATCCCTGGCGGGCACAGACGCCTGGCCTGGCCCTCGAGATACCGTAGCTCCGCGCGCGCCAGGCTGAGTTGGCTGAGGCACACGCCCAGGATGGCCGGGAACGCCGGCCTTCCTTCCGTCCAAGTAATCACCATCAGGCTTATTATGGAGCCGGGCCTCCATGAAAATCCGCATCCGCCGTAAACCCAGAGTGATAGACCTTGACTAACTTTGACTTTAATGGTAAGTTGGTGGTAGGCTAAATGTAGCAGCCGAACCAGGAGGTGACAGAGGTGTTTGGCATAACGCCCTGGAGGTGCAGGAGCAGGGTATTCACGGACGTGGACGACCTGTTCAACGGCTTCTGGCCGGTGACCGCGGTCAGCCACTTCGGCCGCGCGGACATCGTTGAGAACGAGAAGGAGTACCTCGTCGAGATCGACCTCCCCGGTCTGGACAAGAACGACATCGTCGTCGAGGTTACGGACGGGGGCTCGCTGGTCGTGAAGGCGGACCAGAAGGCTGAACAGGAAGAGAAAAAGGGATACTACATTTGCAAGGAGCGAAGGATGAGCCAGTTCTACCGCACGTTCGAATTTGACAGCGACGCCGACCTCGGCTCCGTCGAGGCGACGTACCGCGACGGGGTGCTGCGGTTGAGCGTTCCGAAGCGCCAGCCGCCGGAGGATAAGAGCCGCAGGGTCGAGATCATCTAAAACCCGGTCGAAGGATTTTGTCCGACTCCCCTGAAGACAGCCCGGCGATGAGCCGGGCTCTCACCTTGTGGGGCCGGGTCCGTTCAGACGTCCTGACGGAGCGGCCTTATCAGCCGCATGGCGTTTGCGGTGACGAGTAGTGACGACCCCATGTCGGCCACCACGGCCACCCACAGGCCCGCCATGCCGAGGAAGACCAGTATTACGGCGACGGATTTGATCCCCAGCGCTATGGCAATATTCTGCCGTATGACGTCGAGCGTATTCCGGCCTAGCCTGACTACGTACGGGATCTTGGATAGATCGCCGGACATGAGCGCCACATCCGCCGTCTCCAGCGCGACGTCTGACCCGGCGGCGCTCATCGCCACCCCGACAGTCGCGGTGGCGAGCGCAGGCGCGTCATTTACGCCATCCCCCACCATGGCGACGGATTGGTGGCGCATCATCAGGTCCTCGATCAATGAGACCTTGTCTCCGGGAAGGAGTTCCCACACTATCTCGTCCACGCCCGCGGCTTCCCCAAGGGCACTGGCCGTTCCGCGGTTGTCTCCCGTCAGCATGGCGATATGCCGGACGCCCAGGTCGCGA from Bacillota bacterium includes:
- a CDS encoding ornithine carbamoyltransferase, translated to MHSLLRGHPYLTDMDFSHEELEMTFDLAQELKRQFAVGVPHRLLQDKTLFMIFFDNSTRTRNSFEAGMTQLGGHAHDLTPDRLQIAHGENAKDTASVLSRYGHAIAVRHTVFGEGNKYIREVARYSRVPVFNMQCDMYHPFQILADMFTIRERFGSNLRGLKLVVSWTSAPNYVRPISIPQSLVLMAPRLGMDVVLAHPPEFALMPDIIQQAKQNAADSGTKLEIVQDMDEAMRGADVVYPKSWGPLVYTTDRQEGLSLIDRYSGWCCDSRRMGLARRGAIYMHPLPADRGREVTDEVIDGPQSVVYDQAENRLHVQKAVMALTMGGRP
- a CDS encoding YgeY family selenium metabolism-linked hydrolase, which translates into the protein MTPAVLRAAGNYSGDMVRFLRDIVAIPSQSCHEGPVVERVLSEMKAIGFDETYSDRIGNAIGRIGSGPLVIMYDAHLDTVGVGDPSAWDYDPYEGKFEDGRVYGLGTVDMKAAMASMAYGGRIIKEMGLDRLYTLYVAGIVQEEDCDGFGSRVFVQNLPRKPDLVVLGEPTNLRICRGHRGRCEIKVVLKGRACHASAPERGENAVYKMAGVLRGIEELQSRLKDDPFLGKGTIAVTRIESKSGSLNVVPDECTTYIDRRLTWGEDSAGAISEIKALPGAEHAHAELLTYEEPSYTGYVERVPKDFPTWITPEDHPTVAAAIRTAELLFGEKPAVDKWVFSTNGVTLAGQLKIPTIGFGPGDEALAHTVNEYVTVEHLVKAAAFYALFPTVISQSLGEA
- a CDS encoding GntR family transcriptional regulator, which translates into the protein MLQKDGATPLYLQLKEEIQRHIEEGVYPEGTAIPSERELCQSYGVSRITVRQAIAQAVAEGILFTRQGKGTYVTKRKIDQSLERITGFDRTIAGHGLLPVTSLVEVRRATANDEAASGLGLDRGAPVVKMVLLGMADSEPMALYTSYFTPEVGMAVAEKAVELSRERKPFTSFDLYKLAGVVRPVRAKQAFEAALATGAVARLLKLRGPAAVFVVTSTVEASDGTPVEYRVVHYRSDRYKFSVTREVTD
- a CDS encoding thioredoxin domain-containing protein, whose product is MKGTGIQWRTWGPEVFEEAARKSKPVLLAIGATWCHWCHVMDRTTYSDPEVARLVEEGFIPVRVDNDRRPEVNRRYNMGGWPTTAFLNAEGAVLTGFTYVPPEQFKRVLRELSDAYARSPEYHHRPYEAGPRHDYGEPAPAAGGVSYEIVKETVAAIEGSFDREHGGFGLQPKFPHAHALDLALEVHARTGNERLLEVVTSTLDNMASGGMYDRVMGGFFRYSTTRDWSVPHFEKMLEDNAHLLRTYAAAYKLTGRQEYRTTAMGILEYLDNTLWRESGGYYGSQDADEGYYALPLEDRRARVAPRVDPAVYANWNAMAASFLIAASRHLDEPALAERAGIVLDTLLEECYAEGKGMRHYSDEGGAKGDGLFEDQIWMCSALLDAHASGAFAAKTGEYLRVARDLLEACLDQYWDEEHGGFHDIAAGLTSGDGAAGALKTRVKSLQDNARAAEVLRRAAFVAGLRTGPEYESWREPAYYLAKAEACLKAFAGSWREYGLIAAPYAAAVLHYLYPVTAEVVGGSDTHAAAEFAGRLSGYFIPGVDVMHGARDGGTAHDGSATPRDSRPAPGGPVDGPAVMVCAGDRCFAPSTSIGEAVETIQAASRLP
- a CDS encoding CBS domain-containing protein, whose amino-acid sequence is MLVSDRMIRNPVCVTPSTSVSDALDVMKKNGVRRLPVVERGALVGIVTQTDLLRVSPSPASTLAVWEIPALLAKMKVKEAMTSPVISISPDVPLEDAARLMRDKKVGGLPVLSKGKVVGILTETDVFDAFIDLLGVRRGGVRLTVEIEDRIGTLAEVTSLTRDLGIYIVSMVSLPGSGGTAEATFRVMGERIDELVKMLNSTGHKVTHVFPGEAG